The following DNA comes from Thermoanaerobaculia bacterium.
TACCGGGCCTCCACGAAGATCCGGCTCCCCGAGCCCGCCCGCAGCGGGAACGCGAGCCCGCCGCCGACGTTCCATCCGAAACGCGTCGTGCTCTGCGAGAACGCGTTGCCGGTCGTGATGTCCTGCCCCCTGAACCTCAGGTCGTAAGCGCCGCCTCCGCCGATCAAGTACGGCTCGACCGCCAGGTTGCGAGGACCGACGACGAGATCGAGCGTTCCGTCGATGATCCGCGTCTTCCCCGACCCGAGGAAGAACGCGTTGCTCTTCGTCTTCAGCTCGTGGTACGAGCCGTCGACGCGGAGGCCGACCGGCGACGTCCCGAAGTTGAACGCGAGGAGCGCCGTGCCGTTCCATCCCGTCTTGTAGACGTCCCGCTGGTCGGCCACCGGGAAATCGGCGCCTCCGCTCAACCCGAACTGGACGGGCCGCGTCCCCTGAGCGAAAACGGCCGGCGCCCCCAAGGCGACGAGCACCGCCGAGAGAAATCCCGCGAGCTTGTTCATCGGAAGAAAACCCCCTTTCGACCGCGGCCTGGCCGCGGACGAGTCGAGGGGCTGCAAGGCGGGTGCCCCCGGACGCGAATCGAAGGGAAAAACTCCCGGCGCGGCGTTCGCCGCTGGCCTGGAAGTTGCTGCAAAGAGACCTCACTTTTTCCGACGACGTTTCGCCCTCGGCGCGCTGCGCCGAAGCGTGCTCCGCGCCGCGGATCCGGGTCAGTCGGCGCGTCGCTCCGCGCGGGGCTCATTGGCCGCCGGCTCCCGTCCCTCGCCGAAAACCTTTCCGCAGGAGGAGCATCGCAGGACGGCCTCGTCGGCAGGGGGAAGCTCGGTGCGGACGAGCGCGCCGCACGCGGGACAGGTCCAGACGAACGCCGGCGGTTTCATGCGAATCGCTCCCGGGCAAGGGTACGATCTTCCGCGCTCGCCATCAAACGACGCGAAGGCGCCGAACGTTACGAGCGGCTCGTCAGGGTTTCTTTTCCGCGCATGAGTACGCCGTGCCGGCGCTCTCGCCGAACGGGGAGCTCACGAGAACCGTGTCCCCCTTGAGCTTCCAGGCGCGGTTGCGGAGCTGGTGGCGCGCGTCGCCGAAGGAAAACGACAGCCACGCCTCGACATAGCCGACTTCCTTGCACCCCTTCACCGCGCTTTCGTCGCGGGTCAGGACCACCCCTTCCGATCCGGGGACGACGCTCGCGCACCGCGTCGCGGCGGCCGCGGCGAGGCCGAGGAGGACGATTCGCGCTCGATTCATGCGCGAAGTCTACGCCGAAACGGCCGCGGCCGCCCGGCCGGGCGGCCGCGGGATCCCGGAATCAGTACACGGAAATCGTGTTGGTCGTGCTCGCCGACCCGGACGCGTTCTTGACGGTGAGCCGGACGGTGAAGGTCCCCCTCGTCTTGAAAATGTGCTTCGGGCTTTTCCACGTCGAGCTCCCCCCGTCTCCGAAGGCCCACGACCAGGAAGTCGGCTGGTTCAAGCTCGTATCGACGAACTGGACCGACGTGCCGACGGGGGCGGGGTTGGGCTGGATCGAGAAATGCGGATCCGGGGCGGACCCGGTGGACGTCGGCGTCGGGGAACCCGACTTGCGGAGGAAAACGTACGCGTTGAACTCCGGCCCGGTCGCCGCGGGGGTCGC
Coding sequences within:
- a CDS encoding outer membrane beta-barrel protein codes for the protein MNKLAGFLSAVLVALGAPAVFAQGTRPVQFGLSGGADFPVADQRDVYKTGWNGTALLAFNFGTSPVGLRVDGSYHELKTKSNAFFLGSGKTRIIDGTLDLVVGPRNLAVEPYLIGGGGAYDLRFRGQDITTGNAFSQSTTRFGWNVGGGLAFPLRAGSGSRIFVEARYTSISVSVDRFSNSIHTGGTRFTFVPVNVGILF
- a CDS encoding lysine biosynthesis protein LysW, with protein sequence MKPPAFVWTCPACGALVRTELPPADEAVLRCSSCGKVFGEGREPAANEPRAERRAD